Proteins encoded by one window of Salicibibacter halophilus:
- a CDS encoding flotillin family protein, whose protein sequence is MNTAIFIIIAAGIIFIPILLVIGIIFIRRRYKTARSNEALIITGPNLGNPEEDNRIFHDENGRSMKIIRGGGVYLRLFQTSTPVDLNAFQIQLTTPKVYTYQGVPVVADAIATIKIADKLDGIANYAEQFLGKKESDIEEEVSKVLGTNLRAILSKLSVEAINNDRESFAHQVQDIAQVELDNMGFKITSFGLDDLRDADEENGYLENLGRPRIAEIRKKADMAESDAEKETRMYQAKNDQEAQDEENIRLTTIADSKKEKDVRQAQIKEETERARAKSEQSYELEQARLKQEVKEEEMEIQYIERNRQVNLEQEEQKRRKAEADANAYDIKAQAEAEAEKFRVDGEARASIEKAEGLAQADVIREKGRAEAESKELMAEAMDKYGEAAIMEMFINVLPEFAKEVASPLSQIQEMKVVDMGGSESEGTGKISNNVTKTMLGIQDSLKEATGMDLKAMLESYVSRGNVHDFAHSAAEAAAAEGSKEDVESGPDSDIEELDTEEPVDEQDVDESSSMEDENPEGEKE, encoded by the coding sequence ATGAACACAGCTATTTTCATTATCATTGCAGCGGGGATCATTTTTATACCGATTTTACTTGTAATCGGAATCATTTTTATTCGTAGGCGTTATAAAACCGCTAGGTCCAACGAAGCACTGATCATTACCGGTCCGAATTTAGGCAATCCTGAAGAGGACAATCGGATTTTTCATGATGAAAATGGCAGAAGTATGAAGATCATTCGTGGCGGCGGAGTGTATTTACGTCTGTTTCAAACCAGCACACCGGTGGATCTGAATGCTTTTCAAATCCAGTTAACGACACCGAAAGTATACACTTATCAAGGGGTGCCCGTTGTTGCTGATGCCATTGCCACGATAAAAATTGCCGACAAATTAGATGGTATTGCGAACTATGCCGAGCAATTTTTAGGAAAAAAAGAAAGTGACATCGAAGAAGAAGTGTCAAAAGTGCTTGGCACCAATTTACGTGCGATTCTTTCGAAATTATCAGTAGAAGCGATTAATAATGACCGTGAATCTTTTGCCCATCAGGTTCAGGATATTGCTCAGGTAGAGCTTGACAACATGGGTTTTAAGATTACGTCTTTCGGTTTGGACGATCTTCGAGATGCCGATGAAGAGAATGGCTATTTAGAGAATTTAGGTCGGCCCCGTATAGCGGAAATTCGCAAAAAAGCCGATATGGCAGAATCGGATGCGGAAAAAGAAACAAGAATGTACCAAGCGAAAAATGATCAGGAAGCTCAGGATGAGGAAAACATTCGTTTGACTACTATTGCTGATTCCAAAAAGGAAAAAGATGTCAGGCAGGCTCAAATTAAAGAAGAAACCGAACGGGCACGTGCAAAATCAGAGCAATCATATGAACTGGAGCAAGCAAGGTTGAAACAAGAAGTGAAAGAAGAAGAAATGGAAATCCAGTATATAGAGCGTAATCGTCAGGTAAACCTTGAACAAGAAGAACAAAAGCGGCGAAAGGCCGAAGCTGATGCGAACGCCTATGATATTAAAGCGCAAGCTGAAGCCGAAGCAGAAAAATTCCGCGTGGACGGGGAAGCGAGAGCTTCTATTGAGAAAGCGGAAGGCCTTGCACAAGCTGATGTTATTCGGGAGAAAGGACGTGCCGAAGCAGAATCCAAAGAATTGATGGCAGAAGCAATGGATAAATACGGCGAAGCAGCAATCATGGAAATGTTTATTAATGTATTGCCCGAATTTGCAAAAGAAGTCGCTTCTCCATTGAGCCAAATTCAGGAAATGAAAGTGGTCGATATGGGAGGTTCCGAGTCAGAGGGTACAGGTAAAATCTCAAACAACGTAACGAAAACCATGCTTGGTATTCAAGATAGTTTGAAAGAAGCAACTGGGATGGACCTGAAAGCGATGCTTGAAAGTTACGTTTCCAGAGGGAATGTCCACGATTTTGCCCATTCGGCAGCCGAAGCTGCAGCTGCTGAAGGATCGAAAGAAGACGTTGAATCGGGACCAGACTCCGACATCGAAGAGCTGGATACAGAAGAACCTGTCGATGAGCAAGACGTCGATGAATCGTCATCAATGGAAGACGAAAATCCTGAAGGTGAGAAGGAATAA
- a CDS encoding PspC domain-containing protein, which yields MDKKLRKSSTDKAITGVCGGVADYFGISSLGVRLIFIFLPANLLIYILLVFTIPNDGRPSL from the coding sequence TTGGATAAGAAATTAAGGAAATCATCAACAGATAAGGCCATAACAGGAGTTTGTGGAGGGGTTGCTGATTATTTTGGTATATCCTCTTTGGGAGTAAGACTAATTTTTATCTTTTTACCTGCAAATCTACTTATCTATATACTCCTTGTTTTCACGATTCCTAATGATGGCCGACCATCATTGTGA
- a CDS encoding DUF368 domain-containing protein, translated as MKWLKWFNIFKGMAMGIVETVPGVSSSTIAMLIGIYENIIQSINDLTTKQYRKALLFLFPIVLGILLGAIISAFTVEYLLENHPIPTHFLFMGLILGMLPFIWRSGHLLQGNNCSYKKYHFVVMTLFFLLIASLSFVVSLDETVIVDLTVTDYFYLFFSGWLASIALVLPGMSGALILMIVGAYYTALSALRTLDIPVILTVVAGVIIGILITGKLVRFMLQKYRRSTYAAIIGLLCGSIVILYPGFPAQLTELIISLLLLLIGFFFALTVSSKQKSETDVEEKGDFPE; from the coding sequence ATGAAGTGGTTGAAGTGGTTCAATATATTTAAAGGGATGGCAATGGGAATTGTTGAAACGGTTCCGGGGGTTAGTAGTAGTACGATTGCCATGCTTATAGGGATTTATGAAAACATCATTCAATCGATCAATGATTTGACCACAAAACAGTATAGAAAAGCATTACTTTTTCTATTCCCTATTGTACTTGGAATCTTGTTAGGGGCAATTATTTCCGCATTTACTGTGGAATACCTTTTAGAGAATCATCCAATACCCACTCATTTTTTATTTATGGGATTAATATTAGGTATGTTACCGTTCATTTGGAGAAGTGGCCATTTGTTACAAGGAAATAACTGTTCATATAAAAAGTACCATTTTGTAGTAATGACCCTTTTCTTTCTTTTAATCGCATCTTTAAGTTTCGTTGTAAGTCTTGATGAAACAGTCATTGTTGATCTAACCGTTACAGATTATTTTTACCTATTTTTTTCTGGTTGGCTTGCAAGTATTGCGTTAGTTTTGCCGGGCATGAGTGGTGCTTTAATATTAATGATCGTGGGAGCTTATTATACGGCGTTAAGTGCTTTACGTACATTAGATATACCGGTGATACTAACTGTCGTTGCAGGAGTTATTATTGGGATTTTGATTACGGGAAAACTTGTACGTTTCATGCTTCAAAAATATCGGCGAAGCACGTATGCAGCTATAATTGGATTACTGTGTGGATCAATAGTTATCTTATATCCAGGTTTTCCAGCACAACTTACAGAATTAATTATAAGCTTATTGCTACTATTGATTGGTTTTTTCTTTGCACTTACTGTAAGCAGCAAACAAAAATCAGAGACCGATGTTGAGGAAAAGGGCGATTTTCCGGAATAA
- a CDS encoding DinB family protein: MVFDLKGDSNMTPVVGMLYSAVKENYERLKTITTDMSQEELDYHGPNGELNSIGQLIKHLAYIDINWVHRIKDEPLPNAFEDKYGPVLDKNNRLPNVKGVSLQELLSNYEQVFEMFKSECVGLTDTDLDKVVTFGHENEKQATIRWGVWHIADHSRYHQAHINQLRKWYSGEN, translated from the coding sequence CTGGTGTTCGATTTAAAAGGCGATTCAAATATGACGCCGGTTGTAGGAATGTTATATTCGGCTGTTAAAGAAAATTATGAGCGATTAAAGACAATAACCACAGATATGTCTCAAGAAGAATTAGATTATCATGGCCCAAATGGAGAATTAAATAGCATTGGTCAATTAATTAAACATTTAGCTTATATTGATATTAATTGGGTACACAGGATCAAGGATGAACCTTTACCGAATGCTTTTGAAGATAAATATGGGCCAGTTTTAGATAAAAACAATCGTCTTCCAAATGTTAAAGGGGTCTCTCTGCAGGAACTTTTATCGAATTATGAACAAGTATTTGAAATGTTTAAATCTGAATGTGTAGGATTAACTGACACTGATCTAGATAAGGTTGTCACTTTTGGACATGAAAACGAAAAGCAAGCAACAATTCGTTGGGGAGTATGGCATATAGCAGATCATAGCAGATACCATCAAGCCCACATAAATCAGCTACGGAAATGGTATAGCGGAGAAAATTAA
- a CDS encoding transglutaminase-like domain-containing protein, whose translation MNMVCESEEMSDYLLDSHEVNYSQPQIQKKAVELFDHAQTEMEKAKIAFEFVRDEILHSWDIQGSRVTCDASDTLAYKEGICYAKSHLLAALLRSQNIPTGFCYQRLMLFDTPEKGYCIHALNAIFLKTLNKWVRVDARGNKKGIDAQFLTEEEQLAFEIVEDNDEKDYPIIYAKPHPKTLAVLKEHTDAVEMYKHHLPENL comes from the coding sequence ATGAATATGGTTTGTGAGTCTGAGGAAATGAGCGATTATTTACTCGATTCCCATGAAGTTAACTATTCCCAGCCTCAAATCCAAAAGAAAGCTGTCGAACTTTTTGATCACGCTCAAACAGAGATGGAAAAAGCTAAAATTGCATTTGAATTTGTCAGAGACGAAATTCTTCATTCCTGGGATATCCAAGGAAGCAGGGTGACATGTGACGCTTCAGATACTTTAGCTTATAAAGAAGGGATTTGCTATGCAAAATCCCATTTACTTGCTGCATTGTTACGTTCGCAAAATATCCCAACGGGTTTTTGTTATCAACGTTTAATGCTATTTGATACACCAGAAAAAGGTTATTGTATACACGCTCTCAATGCCATCTTTCTAAAAACGCTTAACAAATGGGTTCGAGTAGATGCTCGTGGCAACAAAAAGGGTATTGATGCCCAATTTTTAACTGAAGAAGAACAGTTAGCTTTTGAAATTGTTGAAGATAATGACGAAAAAGATTATCCAATCATTTATGCAAAACCACATCCAAAAACACTTGCCGTTTTAAAAGAACATACCGATGCGGTCGAAATGTATAAGCATCATTTACCAGAAAATCTATAG
- a CDS encoding tubby C-terminal domain-like protein, which yields MNVARILALAVLFIAFIIVEPILANVQDRELMDSYPALFGAVIVLLFVLVIWRIYTLRSRKKAQENFKNEINVGEDINQLGEDQYAYQEPLQQFDQHPVRIFNKDGEPTAVFEVRFRNKYEKFMTVTGFMDYSNILMKTQDGNEEIYLQTVPVRESLRQKWKVFLNGKEHATLKMEPGYKTLKRGLEFKCYYENGGEMYILNTMRFGTKTTLYLKGEENNPVLHCERSFIGMGKKGKDESRGRKHHLHDVKNSELSLIEKAGVYQQIISRIKR from the coding sequence TTGAATGTAGCAAGAATTCTTGCCTTAGCTGTACTTTTTATAGCATTTATTATCGTTGAACCGATTCTGGCAAACGTACAAGATAGAGAGTTAATGGATTCATATCCTGCGTTATTTGGGGCGGTCATTGTATTATTATTCGTTCTTGTTATATGGCGTATATATACCTTAAGATCAAGAAAAAAAGCGCAGGAAAACTTTAAAAACGAGATAAATGTTGGAGAAGATATAAATCAACTTGGAGAAGACCAATATGCATATCAAGAACCATTGCAGCAATTTGATCAGCACCCGGTACGGATATTTAATAAAGACGGAGAGCCTACGGCTGTTTTTGAAGTTCGTTTTAGGAATAAGTACGAGAAATTTATGACGGTAACTGGATTCATGGATTACAGTAATATCTTGATGAAAACACAGGATGGAAATGAAGAGATTTATCTTCAAACGGTTCCTGTAAGAGAGTCTCTCAGACAGAAATGGAAAGTTTTCTTGAACGGAAAAGAACATGCTACTTTAAAAATGGAGCCTGGATATAAAACGCTAAAAAGAGGCTTGGAATTTAAGTGTTATTATGAAAATGGTGGAGAGATGTATATATTAAACACCATGAGATTCGGAACGAAAACAACACTATACTTAAAGGGTGAAGAAAATAATCCTGTTTTGCATTGTGAACGATCTTTTATCGGGATGGGGAAAAAAGGCAAGGATGAGAGTAGAGGGAGAAAACATCACTTGCATGACGTGAAAAATTCGGAGCTTTCTTTGATAGAGAAAGCAGGAGTTTACCAGCAAATCATTTCAAGGATAAAAAGGTAA
- a CDS encoding cytochrome ubiquinol oxidase subunit I → MELDPVLISRLLTGLTLSFHIIFATIGVGIPLFISIAEFVGIKKNDPRYTLMAKRWTRGFIIIIAIGVVTGTAIGLQLSLVWPNFMQAAGNVIALPLFLEVFAFFFEAIFIGIYLYTWGRFKNPYLHWLLSLPIVIGAGMSAVFITTVNGFMNQPEGFVLDEGQFAAVSPMGAMLNAATPSKVFHVLSSAYLTGAALLAAIAAFMILKKKASDSQKNITADYHKKALKMLMPFVLVLGAVNILSGDISAKFLAEDQPEKLAAAEWHFETEENADLILFGWLDDNQEVQGEIRLPSFLSFLGFGDFDAEVTGLEEFSEAETPPLVIHYLFDLMVTIGFLLPAVGILYFSFYFLKKRNEHNRWILRLIVLGGPLAFLAIQLGWFFAELGRQPWIIRGFMTVEEAATSSPYIGLMFLMFLALYIVLGTLCIVVLRRLFRNNPAELELEKRELSDAS, encoded by the coding sequence TTGGAACTAGATCCAGTTTTGATCAGCCGTTTGTTAACAGGTTTAACCCTCAGCTTCCATATTATATTTGCAACCATTGGTGTGGGAATCCCGTTATTCATTTCCATCGCTGAGTTTGTCGGCATTAAAAAGAATGATCCACGGTATACACTGATGGCCAAGCGTTGGACGCGAGGGTTTATCATTATAATCGCCATTGGTGTTGTAACGGGTACGGCAATTGGATTGCAGCTATCACTTGTATGGCCTAATTTCATGCAAGCAGCCGGTAATGTTATTGCACTGCCACTCTTTTTGGAAGTCTTCGCTTTCTTTTTTGAAGCGATTTTTATAGGCATTTATTTGTACACCTGGGGGAGGTTTAAAAACCCTTATCTTCATTGGTTGCTTTCATTGCCCATCGTGATTGGTGCAGGAATGTCAGCTGTGTTTATTACAACAGTGAATGGATTCATGAATCAACCGGAAGGTTTTGTGCTGGACGAAGGACAGTTTGCGGCAGTGAGTCCAATGGGAGCTATGCTTAACGCTGCCACCCCTTCCAAAGTATTTCATGTTCTCTCCTCCGCTTATTTAACAGGTGCCGCCCTTTTGGCAGCAATTGCCGCCTTTATGATACTCAAAAAGAAAGCATCCGATTCTCAAAAAAATATAACCGCCGATTACCACAAAAAAGCTTTGAAAATGTTAATGCCATTTGTTCTCGTCTTGGGTGCCGTGAACATTCTATCCGGAGACATTTCCGCAAAATTCTTAGCAGAAGATCAGCCAGAAAAGCTTGCTGCAGCCGAATGGCACTTTGAAACGGAAGAAAACGCCGATTTAATTCTGTTCGGGTGGCTGGATGACAATCAAGAGGTTCAAGGAGAAATACGTCTCCCAAGCTTTTTAAGCTTTCTTGGATTTGGTGATTTCGATGCGGAAGTGACCGGCCTGGAGGAATTTTCAGAGGCAGAAACGCCTCCGCTTGTCATCCATTATTTGTTCGATCTGATGGTAACGATCGGTTTCCTATTGCCAGCTGTAGGGATCTTGTACTTTAGTTTCTATTTCCTAAAGAAGCGTAATGAGCATAACCGTTGGATACTCAGGCTGATTGTATTGGGTGGCCCTTTAGCGTTCCTGGCCATTCAATTAGGTTGGTTCTTTGCTGAATTGGGTCGGCAACCCTGGATTATCCGAGGTTTTATGACGGTGGAAGAAGCCGCAACTTCTTCTCCTTATATCGGTCTAATGTTTCTCATGTTTCTGGCGCTTTACATCGTTCTTGGAACGTTATGTATTGTAGTTTTACGAAGACTATTCCGCAATAACCCCGCAGAACTTGAACTGGAAAAACGAGAATTGAGTGATGCGTCATGA
- a CDS encoding cytochrome d ubiquinol oxidase subunit II, translating into MSYELIGISILWLFLYGYLIVASIDFGAGFFAFWSKATKKDHIINQLISRYLSPVWEITNVFFVFFFVGIVGFFPDTAYYYGSSMLVPASIAIVLIAIRGSFYAFENYGSKNSIVYLFLYGVTGLLIPASLSVALTLSEGGFIVEENGYVSLEYFALFTSPLSWSIVALSIVSVLFISATFLTFYASRANDQPALKLVRSYALFWSTPMIIAALTSFIFLSQHNERHFHNMMDLWWMLGLSVGFFLIALWLLYAGRNYGLAFISVMLQFLFAFFAYGIGHYPYILDPYITIQGGATHESMGLALVIAFIAGLFLLIPSLALVFKLFLFDADYVKGKK; encoded by the coding sequence ATGAGCTATGAATTGATTGGTATATCCATATTATGGCTATTTCTATATGGCTATTTAATCGTAGCTTCCATTGATTTCGGCGCCGGATTTTTTGCTTTTTGGTCGAAAGCAACGAAGAAGGATCACATTATAAACCAACTCATCTCCAGATATTTGTCCCCCGTATGGGAAATTACGAACGTATTTTTTGTGTTCTTTTTTGTCGGCATTGTAGGCTTTTTCCCTGATACCGCCTATTATTACGGAAGTTCCATGCTTGTTCCGGCGAGCATAGCGATTGTCTTAATTGCTATACGCGGTTCTTTCTACGCTTTTGAAAACTATGGCTCGAAAAATAGCATTGTGTATTTGTTCTTATATGGCGTAACGGGATTGTTAATTCCGGCCTCCCTGTCTGTAGCACTGACTCTATCCGAGGGCGGTTTTATTGTAGAGGAAAACGGATATGTCTCGCTTGAGTACTTTGCATTGTTCACAAGTCCATTATCATGGAGCATTGTGGCCCTTTCTATCGTGTCCGTTCTATTCATTAGCGCTACGTTCTTAACATTTTATGCTTCTCGGGCGAATGATCAACCCGCTTTGAAGTTGGTGCGTTCTTACGCTTTGTTTTGGAGCACCCCCATGATAATAGCAGCTTTAACGTCATTTATTTTTCTCAGCCAGCACAACGAGAGACATTTCCATAACATGATGGATTTATGGTGGATGCTTGGGCTCTCTGTCGGCTTTTTCTTGATCGCTCTCTGGCTCCTTTATGCCGGGAGAAATTACGGGCTTGCGTTTATTAGCGTTATGTTACAGTTCTTGTTTGCTTTCTTCGCATACGGGATCGGCCACTACCCATATATTCTGGATCCCTATATTACGATACAGGGCGGGGCAACGCATGAATCTATGGGCCTTGCACTAGTGATTGCCTTTATCGCAGGCTTATTCTTGCTCATTCCTTCTCTCGCTCTGGTATTTAAACTATTTCTTTTCGATGCAGACTATGTAAAGGGAAAAAAGTAG
- the cydD gene encoding thiol reductant ABC exporter subunit CydD, which yields MAFLLVFAFLLGIAIISQGAIIAGIIDGVFLQDMAFSSIFPFLLILFGVILVRVYVIYASGRTGIKMAARTKDHFRKRLLQKMAQSSLHTSLDRQSGGKVSILMDSVDAVDNYFSQYIPRLLQTALVPLMILIVVFTQHVNSGLIMLVTAPFIPLFMALVGIQTKKKSEEQLTQLEAFSGTFLDSLQGLVTLKLFGHSKKQQNRMEESSIGFKNATMDILKVAFTNAFMLEIIMMLSIGLIALEIALQLIIYESLTFFTAFFILLLVPDFYLSLRDLGSAFHNGRASMGAAKKVEEELENTGDSIQWGDQKISDKKMPPQIELSDVSFQYEPENFVLEDVSAKIFPYEHVAIVGKSGSGKTTLLNVIAGLMKPMQGTISIDGHSLFEHQEQSWYKHISYITQHPYIFSGSIGENIAIGLPDQVSQADVIDAASQAGISEMIEDLSDGYETIVGEGGRGLSGGEKQRLAIARAFLKQPSIILFDEPTVGLDLQTENILQSSIQKLSKNATIVTVAHRLYTIQDADRILLLENGKLLASGSHERLMTQSSTYAGMVDAQLRRLSDEGTFDRH from the coding sequence ATGGCATTTTTGCTCGTATTCGCCTTTTTATTAGGTATTGCTATTATTAGCCAAGGCGCCATCATTGCCGGCATTATTGATGGCGTCTTCCTTCAGGATATGGCGTTTTCCAGTATTTTTCCATTCTTGCTCATTTTATTTGGGGTCATCTTAGTCCGCGTGTATGTCATTTATGCAAGTGGCCGAACGGGAATAAAAATGGCCGCCCGGACAAAGGATCATTTCCGAAAACGGTTGTTGCAAAAGATGGCACAATCATCGCTTCATACTTCTTTAGACAGACAATCGGGCGGAAAAGTCAGTATTCTCATGGATTCCGTAGACGCCGTTGATAATTACTTTAGCCAGTATATCCCCCGTCTGTTGCAAACGGCATTGGTCCCTTTGATGATCCTTATTGTTGTTTTTACCCAACACGTCAATTCCGGATTGATCATGCTCGTTACCGCACCATTTATTCCCCTCTTTATGGCATTAGTAGGTATTCAAACGAAAAAAAAGTCTGAAGAACAGTTAACACAGTTAGAAGCCTTTTCCGGCACTTTTCTTGATTCCTTGCAGGGATTGGTAACGTTAAAATTGTTCGGACATTCAAAAAAACAGCAAAACCGAATGGAAGAAAGCAGTATCGGCTTTAAAAATGCAACCATGGATATTTTAAAAGTCGCTTTCACGAATGCTTTTATGCTGGAAATTATCATGATGCTAAGTATTGGTCTTATAGCCTTGGAGATCGCGCTGCAACTTATCATTTACGAAAGTCTCACGTTTTTTACCGCCTTCTTTATTTTACTGCTCGTTCCCGATTTTTATCTATCACTGAGAGATCTTGGGAGTGCCTTTCATAATGGGCGCGCAAGTATGGGAGCAGCTAAAAAAGTGGAGGAAGAATTAGAAAATACAGGAGATAGCATTCAGTGGGGGGACCAAAAAATTTCGGATAAAAAAATGCCCCCTCAAATTGAACTTTCTGATGTAAGTTTTCAATATGAACCGGAAAATTTCGTGCTTGAAGATGTTTCGGCAAAGATTTTCCCTTATGAACATGTGGCTATTGTAGGGAAAAGCGGATCAGGGAAAACAACGTTATTAAATGTTATCGCAGGCTTAATGAAGCCCATGCAAGGCACCATAAGCATCGACGGCCATAGCCTTTTTGAGCACCAAGAGCAAAGCTGGTATAAACATATCAGCTATATTACCCAACATCCCTATATTTTCTCCGGAAGTATTGGGGAAAATATTGCGATTGGCCTGCCAGATCAAGTTTCACAGGCGGATGTGATCGATGCAGCCAGTCAAGCCGGTATTTCAGAGATGATCGAAGATCTGAGTGACGGGTATGAAACCATTGTCGGTGAAGGGGGACGAGGGCTGTCCGGAGGAGAGAAACAGCGCCTTGCAATCGCCAGAGCGTTTCTGAAGCAACCTTCTATTATACTGTTTGATGAACCAACCGTTGGGCTCGATTTACAAACGGAAAATATATTACAATCATCCATCCAAAAGCTGAGCAAGAACGCCACAATTGTAACGGTTGCTCATCGCCTGTATACGATACAAGATGCCGATCGCATTTTATTATTGGAGAACGGCAAGCTCTTGGCCAGCGGCTCACATGAAAGGTTGATGACCCAGTCCTCAACTTACGCCGGTATGGTTGATGCTCAATTAAGGAGGCTGAGTGATGAGGGAACTTTCGACCGTCACTAA
- the cydC gene encoding thiol reductant ABC exporter subunit CydC, whose protein sequence is MRELSTVTKAVIHEKKDVLLSIIAGFITGITGVGLFAASGYLISHAALEPPLYALIILTSTVKLLGLVRALSRYAERYYSHRATFSVLSRLRVTFYQKLEPLAPAIFQHYQSGDLLARIVGDVERLQNYFLRVFYPPIVLVMVFLMTILFVMYFSVLIAFVFVLGLLLTTFVIPAWFMTRQKHLQNNVGEKRATLSTNVTEFLHGFRDLKVYQQMDEKEKELLDASKDLIREQEEEGRYLTGNQAINTLLALAISVLVLGIGAYLVSEGHMQGVFLAMLVMIALTVFEEAVPMASFPSYLRESTRAAGRLSHTLQSDAHNTEQRQFELPRDQPVHINVSNVDVHFQDESYPAIKNVNVTIPPGSKTAIVGASGSGKSTLMALLLKLVSAHRGDVSLNGKNVNELKEQSIWENVNVVMQENHFFYGTVQDNLLVMEQAHTDAEIKSVLEKVDLDHLSLDSHIYERGENLSDGEKQRLAMARVLLKKGRTWVLDEPTSSLDAVTEKKIFEYLWHQAKDDTILLITHRITGLENMDQIIVMEGGSVIEKGTYEELMSKQGHFYEIKQFERQVLSVL, encoded by the coding sequence ATGAGGGAACTTTCGACCGTCACTAAGGCTGTCATTCACGAAAAAAAAGACGTTCTTCTATCCATCATCGCAGGCTTTATAACCGGGATTACTGGCGTTGGTCTTTTTGCTGCAAGTGGTTACTTGATCTCCCATGCAGCCTTGGAACCACCGCTATATGCGTTAATCATTCTCACATCAACAGTGAAATTGCTTGGGTTGGTGCGTGCATTAAGCCGCTACGCAGAAAGGTATTATTCACACAGAGCAACATTTTCTGTCCTCAGCCGGTTAAGAGTTACCTTTTATCAAAAGTTGGAACCTTTAGCGCCTGCCATTTTTCAACATTATCAAAGTGGAGATTTACTCGCTCGAATCGTAGGGGATGTTGAGCGGCTGCAGAATTATTTTTTACGTGTATTTTACCCGCCCATTGTATTAGTGATGGTTTTTCTAATGACCATTTTATTTGTGATGTATTTCTCCGTCCTGATTGCTTTTGTTTTCGTGCTTGGCTTGCTGCTGACAACATTTGTGATCCCTGCATGGTTCATGACTCGCCAAAAGCACCTTCAAAACAATGTAGGGGAAAAGCGCGCAACGTTATCGACGAACGTAACGGAGTTTTTGCATGGCTTCAGAGATTTGAAGGTCTATCAGCAAATGGATGAAAAAGAGAAGGAATTATTGGATGCCTCCAAAGACTTGATTCGGGAACAAGAGGAAGAAGGACGTTATTTAACCGGAAACCAAGCGATTAATACGTTATTGGCATTGGCAATTTCGGTGCTCGTACTTGGCATAGGTGCCTATTTAGTGTCCGAAGGTCACATGCAAGGGGTATTTTTAGCTATGTTGGTCATGATTGCTCTCACCGTTTTTGAGGAAGCTGTCCCCATGGCATCTTTTCCTTCTTATTTGCGGGAAAGTACCCGGGCCGCAGGGAGATTGTCCCATACCCTGCAAAGTGACGCGCATAACACTGAACAGCGACAATTTGAATTGCCCCGAGATCAACCGGTTCACATCAATGTAAGCAATGTCGACGTTCACTTCCAAGATGAAAGCTATCCAGCCATTAAAAATGTGAATGTTACTATTCCTCCCGGTTCAAAAACAGCCATTGTCGGAGCAAGCGGATCAGGTAAATCTACACTAATGGCTCTCTTGTTAAAACTCGTGAGTGCCCATCGAGGAGATGTGTCATTAAACGGGAAAAACGTGAACGAACTCAAGGAGCAGAGCATTTGGGAAAACGTAAATGTGGTGATGCAGGAAAATCACTTCTTTTATGGAACGGTTCAGGACAATCTTTTAGTAATGGAGCAAGCGCACACAGATGCAGAGATCAAATCTGTTTTAGAAAAAGTCGACCTTGATCACCTTTCTTTGGATAGTCACATCTATGAACGGGGAGAGAATCTCTCCGATGGGGAAAAACAGAGACTCGCAATGGCTCGCGTACTGTTAAAAAAAGGACGAACCTGGGTTTTGGATGAACCTACGTCTTCATTGGATGCCGTAACAGAAAAAAAGATCTTTGAGTATTTGTGGCATCAAGCAAAAGACGACACCATTCTATTAATTACCCATCGTATAACAGGACTCGAAAACATGGACCAAATCATCGTTATGGAAGGAGGTAGCGTCATTGAAAAAGGCACCTACGAAGAACTTATGTC